GCTCGATGAAGATCTTCACCGCTCGCCTGCTCGCCGCTGCCGCCCTGCTCTCGATCCCGGCCGGCGTATCCGCCCACCGCCTCTGGCTGCTCCCGTCGGGCACGATCTTCTCGGGCACCGACAGCTGGGTAACCGTCGACATGGCCGCGTCGAACGACCTGTTCTATGCCGATCATCAACCCGGTCGGTTGGACGGCATGAAGGTCTGGCAGCCCGACGGCACGCCGGGCCAGATCCAGAACGGCGCGACCGGGCGCTATCGTTCGGTGTTCGACGTTCAGCTCAACAAGCCGGGCACGTGGAAGATCGGCACCGAGACCACCGCGCTGATGGGCAGCTTCAAGGTCGACGGCGTCGAGAAGCGGATTGGCGGCCGGCCGGCGATGGGCGCCAATGGCGAACGGATCGCCCCGCTGACTGTCGCCGACATTCCTGCGACCGCGACCGACGTTCAGCTGACCGAGGTCAGCGCGCGTAACGAGATCTTCGTGACCGCCGGCGCGCCGACCCGCACGGTACTGAAGCCGACGGGCAAGGGACTGGAACTCGACGCCGTCACGCACCCCGACGAATTGGTCGCGGGCGAAACGGCAAAGTTCCGCTTCCTGATCGATGGCAAGCCGGCCGCCGGCCTAAAGGTCACCGTCGTTCCAGGCGGCAAGCGCTACCGCGATGCCGAAGGTGCGCGGGAGCTGACGACGGGCGCCGATGGCGGTCTCGCGGTCGATTGGCCGACCGCGGGTATGTACTGGCTGAACGCAACCTATCAGGACGCGAAAGCGACCGCTCCGCGCGCGACCGGCCGGCGGATGAGCTACACCACCACGCTCGAGGTGATGACCCCCTGACCCCACGCATTGCACTCCCGCGTGCGATCGACCCGGCGGCGTTCGCCGGGCTCGACCCGACGCTGCCCATCGTCACCCTGGAAGGCGAGACGATGGGTACGACCTGGCGGGTGCTCTATGCCGACCGCAATGCCGCTGCCGACGACGTCCGCGCGGTGATCGAGGCCCGGCTCGACGCCATCGTCGACGAGATGAGTCACTGGCTGCCGACCTCGCAGCTGTGCCGCTTCAACGCGGCAACGGCAAGAACCTGGGTGTCGTTGCCGCCCGACTTCGCGAGCGTCGTGGAGATCGCGCTGCGTGTCGCCACAGCGAGCGCCGGCGCCTTCGATCCCACGATCGGCAAGCTGGTCGATCTCTGGGGGTTCGGCCCGCCGGGCGCGACGCCTGTGCCCGACGACGACGCGATAGCGGAAGCGCTGGCTGTCTCCGGCTGGCGCCGCCTGCGCTGGGACCGATCCAGCCGACGCCTGCGCCAGCCCGGCGGCCTGGCGCTCGACCTGTCGGGTATCGCCAAGGGCTTCGCTACCGATGCGATCGCTGATACGCTCGCCAATATCGACATCGCGCACACCCTGGTCGAGATCGGTGGCGAGCTGGTCGGCCGCGGTGTCCAGCCGAGCGGGGAACCCTGGTGGGTCGACCTCGAAACCCCGCCGGGCGTTGCCCTGCCCCCGCTGCGCGTCGCGCTTCACGGCTTGGGGGTGGCAACTTCCGGACGCTACGTTCGCGGCCATCACTCTCTGGACGGCCGCACCGGACGCCCTGCGGCAAACGACGTCATATCGGT
The nucleotide sequence above comes from Roseomonas aeriglobus. Encoded proteins:
- a CDS encoding DUF4198 domain-containing protein, which encodes MKIFTARLLAAAALLSIPAGVSAHRLWLLPSGTIFSGTDSWVTVDMAASNDLFYADHQPGRLDGMKVWQPDGTPGQIQNGATGRYRSVFDVQLNKPGTWKIGTETTALMGSFKVDGVEKRIGGRPAMGANGERIAPLTVADIPATATDVQLTEVSARNEIFVTAGAPTRTVLKPTGKGLELDAVTHPDELVAGETAKFRFLIDGKPAAGLKVTVVPGGKRYRDAEGARELTTGADGGLAVDWPTAGMYWLNATYQDAKATAPRATGRRMSYTTTLEVMTP
- a CDS encoding FAD:protein FMN transferase, whose product is MGTTWRVLYADRNAAADDVRAVIEARLDAIVDEMSHWLPTSQLCRFNAATARTWVSLPPDFASVVEIALRVATASAGAFDPTIGKLVDLWGFGPPGATPVPDDDAIAEALAVSGWRRLRWDRSSRRLRQPGGLALDLSGIAKGFATDAIADTLANIDIAHTLVEIGGELVGRGVQPSGEPWWVDLETPPGVALPPLRVALHGLGVATSGRYVRGHHSLDGRTGRPAANDVISVSVIARTASLADALATAIAVGYPHFDAAEMDVAARIIVRDDRRVTEVLTPPLRDMLLI